One segment of Mycobacterium spongiae DNA contains the following:
- a CDS encoding TetR/AcrR family transcriptional regulator, translating into MGIALRLSPVHDERNPESKPWRADPQAANYDQARTDILRAAERVMNQVGIAGLRIGQVAAEADCTRQNVHRYFATRRDLVEAVLVHRSARLSATIRQRVAAQARPLDRLVEGIIAATDIAAGDHHLRSYYSGASADQMLRFITSSPALRDQVAAPIEAFADEIGVRDDAAMSVPELTEWFFRIFVSELVWALTTQQSIEERRRNLRVLMASPLAAASQSAILRGG; encoded by the coding sequence ATGGGTATCGCACTACGGTTGAGCCCGGTGCACGATGAACGAAACCCCGAGTCCAAGCCGTGGCGCGCCGATCCGCAGGCCGCGAACTACGACCAGGCGAGAACCGACATCTTGCGCGCAGCCGAGCGGGTGATGAACCAGGTTGGCATCGCCGGCCTGCGCATCGGCCAGGTCGCTGCTGAAGCCGATTGCACCCGGCAGAACGTGCATCGATACTTCGCGACCAGGCGTGATCTCGTCGAGGCCGTTCTCGTGCATCGGAGCGCTCGGCTCAGCGCAACGATAAGACAGCGGGTCGCGGCCCAAGCCCGCCCGCTGGATCGGCTCGTTGAGGGGATCATCGCCGCGACGGACATCGCGGCCGGCGATCACCATCTGCGGTCGTACTACTCCGGTGCGTCGGCGGACCAGATGCTGCGCTTCATTACCTCATCCCCGGCGCTGCGTGACCAGGTTGCGGCACCCATCGAGGCCTTCGCCGACGAGATCGGTGTTCGCGACGACGCGGCGATGTCGGTACCGGAGCTCACCGAATGGTTTTTCCGGATTTTCGTCAGTGAGCTCGTGTGGGCGCTCACAACGCAACAGAGCATCGAAGAACGCCGCAGAAACCTTCGCGTGCTCATGGCAAGCCCCCTCGCGGCGGCAAGCCAATCCGCCATCCTCCGCGGGGGCTAG
- a CDS encoding pyridoxamine 5'-phosphate oxidase family protein, translating into MPADADPVTVLSEDESWSLLSSVSLGRLVTILDGQPEIFPVNFVIQRRTVLFRTAQGTKLFSAVMGDRVAFEADDHTAAGGWSVILKGRAHVLSATEEILEAEETPLIPWIPTMKPLYVRVVALEITGRRFEFGT; encoded by the coding sequence ATGCCTGCAGACGCCGATCCCGTGACCGTGCTCAGCGAAGACGAGAGCTGGAGCTTGTTGTCAAGCGTGTCGTTGGGTCGGTTGGTGACGATCCTGGACGGGCAGCCCGAAATCTTTCCGGTGAATTTCGTCATCCAACGACGGACGGTGCTGTTCCGGACCGCCCAGGGCACCAAGTTGTTCAGCGCCGTGATGGGCGACCGCGTAGCTTTCGAGGCTGACGACCACACCGCCGCCGGCGGGTGGAGCGTGATCCTCAAGGGCAGGGCGCATGTGTTGTCAGCCACCGAGGAGATCCTCGAGGCCGAGGAAACGCCGCTAATACCGTGGATCCCGACGATGAAGCCGCTCTACGTTCGGGTGGTCGCGTTGGAGATCACGGGCCGGCGATTCGAGTTCGGTACTTAG
- a CDS encoding phytanoyl-CoA dioxygenase family protein → MTVAVHTGAVEQLADQGYCLLTDLLASDVLAELTAVFEKNFTQDQWGRNEFEGRRTQRIYSLLAKFPIVANLVEHPAIMKLLRLHLSESAILAACQATRIHPGETAQSLHADDDLAGVARPRPPWSLSVMWALSPYTPENGSTLLVPGSHKWEDGRKPDADEITSLSFDPGSALVWLGGVYHGGGANTSAESRTGISIIYFQPWLRQVENMVLAVPPASAAQYSETVQRLLGYGVAQPTFFGHVDGRDPIKLINEAIT, encoded by the coding sequence ATGACGGTTGCTGTCCACACGGGTGCTGTCGAGCAGCTGGCAGATCAGGGCTACTGCCTGCTCACCGATCTGCTGGCGTCCGACGTTCTCGCTGAACTCACCGCGGTGTTTGAGAAGAATTTCACGCAGGATCAGTGGGGCCGCAACGAGTTTGAAGGGCGCCGGACTCAGCGCATCTATTCCTTACTCGCGAAATTCCCGATCGTGGCGAACCTTGTTGAGCACCCGGCGATCATGAAGCTGCTACGGCTGCACCTTTCTGAGTCGGCGATTTTGGCTGCGTGCCAAGCGACGAGAATCCATCCCGGCGAGACTGCGCAATCGCTGCATGCCGATGACGACTTGGCCGGAGTCGCCCGCCCACGACCACCCTGGAGCCTCTCGGTGATGTGGGCGCTCTCGCCCTACACGCCGGAGAACGGCTCGACACTGCTGGTGCCCGGCAGCCACAAGTGGGAGGACGGCCGCAAGCCCGATGCCGACGAGATAACGAGCCTCTCGTTCGATCCGGGCTCGGCGCTGGTGTGGCTCGGTGGGGTGTACCACGGAGGCGGCGCCAATACGTCCGCGGAATCGCGGACAGGTATCTCGATCATCTACTTCCAGCCGTGGCTACGTCAGGTCGAGAACATGGTCCTTGCCGTTCCGCCCGCTAGCGCAGCGCAGTACTCCGAGACTGTCCAGCGCCTGCTCGGCTACGGCGTCGCTCAACCAACCTTCTTCGGTCACGTTGACGGGCGCGATCCGATCAAGCTCATCAACGAGGCAATTACATGA
- the orn gene encoding oligoribonuclease — protein MRDELVWIDCEMTGLDLGSDKLIEIAALVTDADLNILGDGVDVVVHTDDAALASMIDVVADMHARSGLTDEVKASTVDLATAETMVLDYIGEHVKQPKTAPLAGNSIATDRSFIARDMPSLDSYLHYRMIDVSSIKELCRRWYPRIYYGQPAKGLAHRALADIHESIRELQFYRRTAFVSPPGPTANDILAVTNELQDQADAPDETDSADKRGSG, from the coding sequence GTGCGTGACGAATTGGTATGGATCGACTGCGAGATGACGGGGCTTGATCTCGGGTCGGACAAATTGATCGAGATCGCGGCGCTGGTCACCGATGCCGATCTGAATATTCTCGGCGACGGAGTCGACGTAGTGGTCCACACCGATGACGCGGCTTTAGCGTCGATGATCGACGTAGTCGCCGACATGCACGCGCGGTCGGGTCTGACCGACGAGGTGAAGGCATCCACCGTTGACCTGGCCACGGCCGAGACGATGGTCCTCGACTACATCGGCGAGCACGTGAAGCAACCCAAGACGGCACCGCTGGCGGGCAACTCGATCGCCACCGATCGCTCGTTCATTGCCCGCGATATGCCGTCGCTGGATTCCTACCTGCACTATCGGATGATCGACGTCAGCTCGATCAAGGAACTTTGCCGACGTTGGTACCCGCGGATTTACTACGGTCAGCCAGCCAAGGGGCTCGCTCATCGCGCGCTCGCCGACATTCACGAATCCATCCGCGAGCTGCAGTTCTACCGGCGTACGGCGTTCGTGTCTCCGCCGGGGCCCACGGCGAACGACATCTTGGCGGTGACCAACGAACTTCAAGACCAAGCAGACGCACCGGACGAAACCGATTCGGCCGACAAGCGGGGAAGCGGTTAG
- a CDS encoding dipeptidase, which yields MTDLVERVREVLPSVRRDLEGLVRIESVWADPDRQGEVHRSAQAVAELLAQAGFDDVRTVSDSGAPAVIARYPAPPGAPTVLLYAHHDVQPEGDHEQWVSPPFEPTERDGRLYGRGSADDKAGIATHLAAFRAHGGRPPVGVTVFVEGEEESGSPSLGRLLAAHRDTLAADVIVIADSDNWSTDIPALTVTLRGMADCVVEVATLDHGLHSGLWGGVIPDALSVLVRLLASLHDDEGNVAVAGLHEGTAAPVDYPPERVRTDSGLLEGVSEIGSGSVPQRLWAKPAITVIGIDTTPVAAASNTLIPRARAKISMRVAPGGDAAAHLDALEAHLRRHTPWGAQVDVTRGELGQPYAVTTTGPVYDAARSAFRQAWGTDPVEMGMGGSIPFIAEFAAAFPQAAILVTGVEDPATQAHSVNESLDLGVLERAAITEALFLTELA from the coding sequence ATGACTGATCTGGTTGAGCGGGTGCGCGAGGTGTTGCCGTCAGTGCGGCGTGATCTCGAGGGTCTGGTGCGAATCGAATCGGTGTGGGCCGACCCCGATCGGCAAGGTGAAGTTCACCGAAGCGCACAGGCCGTGGCGGAGCTGTTGGCACAAGCGGGTTTTGATGATGTGCGGACGGTCAGTGATTCAGGCGCGCCGGCGGTCATTGCCCGATATCCGGCCCCACCGGGAGCGCCCACCGTGCTGTTGTATGCCCACCACGACGTGCAGCCCGAAGGCGACCACGAACAATGGGTGTCGCCGCCTTTTGAGCCAACCGAGCGCGACGGAAGGCTTTACGGCCGGGGCAGCGCCGACGACAAGGCTGGCATCGCAACGCATTTGGCGGCGTTTCGCGCACATGGAGGCCGACCTCCGGTGGGTGTGACGGTCTTCGTGGAGGGTGAGGAGGAGTCCGGATCGCCGTCGTTGGGCCGACTGTTGGCCGCCCACCGCGACACCCTGGCCGCCGACGTGATCGTCATCGCCGACTCCGACAATTGGAGCACTGACATCCCGGCGCTGACGGTGACCCTGCGAGGGATGGCCGATTGTGTCGTCGAGGTCGCCACCCTCGACCACGGGCTGCATTCCGGGTTGTGGGGAGGCGTGATTCCCGACGCGCTCAGTGTTCTGGTGCGGCTGCTGGCCAGCCTGCACGACGACGAGGGCAATGTGGCAGTGGCCGGGCTGCATGAAGGCACAGCGGCCCCCGTCGATTACCCACCGGAGCGGGTGCGTACCGATTCAGGCCTCCTGGAAGGGGTCTCGGAAATTGGCTCGGGTTCGGTGCCGCAGCGGCTATGGGCCAAGCCGGCGATCACTGTGATCGGCATCGACACCACACCCGTTGCGGCAGCATCGAACACACTGATTCCGCGGGCGCGGGCCAAGATCAGCATGCGGGTCGCGCCGGGCGGCGACGCGGCGGCCCACCTGGACGCACTGGAAGCTCACCTAAGGCGGCACACCCCGTGGGGCGCACAGGTCGACGTCACGCGCGGCGAGTTGGGGCAGCCATACGCCGTCACGACGACGGGACCGGTCTACGACGCCGCGCGATCGGCCTTCCGTCAAGCGTGGGGTACTGATCCCGTCGAGATGGGAATGGGCGGATCCATTCCGTTCATCGCCGAGTTCGCCGCTGCGTTCCCGCAGGCAGCGATCCTTGTGACTGGGGTGGAGGATCCCGCAACACAGGCGCACAGCGTCAACGAGAGCCTCGATCTGGGAGTGTTAGAGCGTGCCGCGATCACCGAAGCGCTGTTCTTGACCGAGTTGGCCTGA
- a CDS encoding L,D-transpeptidase produces the protein MGKNGFMRRPARRRAWLAAFVMPALVLGAGACSTGGGTPPVKVIFDKGTPFADLLVPKLSASVTDGAVGVAVDSPVTLAASDGVLSAVTMVNENGKSVSGQLSADGVHWMTDEPLGYNRSYTLNATALGLGGEATSEFTFETTSPAHLTMPYVAPLDGEVVGVGQPVAIRFDENIADRAAAEQAINITADPPVEGAFYWLNNREVRWRPQHFWKPGTSVDVAVNTYGVDLGEGMFGEDNVKMHFTIGDEVIATADDSTKTITVRINGEVVKTIPTSMGKNSTPTANGIYIVGQRYRHIIMDSSTYGVPVNSPNGYRTDVNWATQISYSGVFVHSAPWSVGAQGYTNTSHGCLNVSPSNAVWFYDHFKRGDIVEVLNTVGSTLSGVDGLGDWNIPWEQWRAGNANA, from the coding sequence ATGGGCAAGAACGGCTTCATGAGACGTCCAGCTCGGCGTCGAGCCTGGCTAGCTGCGTTTGTGATGCCCGCCCTCGTGTTGGGCGCCGGTGCGTGTAGCACCGGCGGAGGGACCCCGCCGGTGAAGGTCATCTTCGACAAGGGCACACCGTTCGCCGATTTGTTGGTCCCCAAGCTGAGCGCCTCGGTGACAGACGGTGCCGTTGGCGTCGCTGTGGACTCACCCGTGACACTGGCCGCCTCCGACGGCGTGCTCTCGGCGGTCACCATGGTCAACGAGAACGGCAAGTCGGTGAGCGGTCAACTCAGCGCCGATGGTGTGCATTGGATGACCGACGAGCCGCTCGGTTACAACCGCAGCTACACGCTGAACGCCACGGCGCTCGGGCTGGGTGGCGAGGCGACCAGCGAGTTTACCTTCGAAACGACTTCCCCCGCCCACCTGACGATGCCCTACGTCGCGCCGCTTGATGGCGAGGTCGTGGGTGTCGGCCAGCCGGTGGCGATCCGGTTCGACGAGAACATCGCTGACCGGGCCGCTGCGGAGCAGGCGATCAACATCACCGCTGATCCACCCGTGGAGGGCGCGTTCTATTGGCTGAACAACCGCGAAGTGCGTTGGCGTCCACAGCATTTCTGGAAACCAGGCACATCGGTTGACGTGGCGGTCAACACCTACGGTGTGGATCTGGGTGAGGGCATGTTCGGCGAAGACAACGTCAAGATGCACTTCACCATTGGTGATGAGGTCATCGCGACCGCTGACGACAGCACCAAGACGATCACCGTGCGGATCAATGGCGAAGTCGTCAAGACCATTCCGACGTCGATGGGCAAGAACAGCACGCCGACCGCTAACGGCATCTACATTGTCGGCCAACGGTATCGCCATATCATTATGGATTCGTCGACCTACGGGGTACCGGTCAACTCGCCCAACGGATATCGCACCGACGTCAACTGGGCGACGCAGATTTCCTATAGCGGCGTCTTCGTGCATTCCGCGCCGTGGTCCGTGGGCGCTCAGGGCTATACGAATACCAGTCACGGGTGCCTCAATGTGAGTCCAAGCAACGCCGTCTGGTTCTACGACCACTTCAAGCGAGGCGACATCGTCGAGGTGCTCAACACAGTTGGTTCCACGCTGTCTGGGGTCGACGGGCTCGGCGACTGGAACATCCCGTGGGAGCAGTGGCGTGCGGGAAACGCTAACGCCTAG
- a CDS encoding NAD(P)H-dependent flavin oxidoreductase: protein MEQMIATRFTERFKVPHPVMLAPMGNVSGGHLAAAVSNAGGLGLIGGGYGDAAWLEQAFDDAGDTPVGVGFITWSVLRRMDLVDLVLAHRPSALMVSFGDGEPIVAAAKEAGVPTIWQIQRLAQARQAHAAGVDVIVVQGQEAGGHGGDRGLTSLLPAVRDVTGPEQIILAAGGIADGRGLAAALMLGADGVMLGTRFLASSEAQGSVTAKERLVATGGDQTLRTRVFDVVRDLDWPASFTGRAIANTLTEQWHDDLDGLNRDKAAQCARYQASAEDDFSTRVLFAGEALDLIDTIEPAADIVHDVVRHASTLLRDGPRRLL, encoded by the coding sequence ATGGAGCAGATGATCGCGACGCGCTTTACTGAGCGCTTCAAGGTCCCGCATCCAGTCATGCTGGCACCGATGGGCAACGTCTCCGGTGGGCACCTGGCCGCGGCCGTGTCGAATGCCGGAGGCCTCGGCCTCATCGGCGGCGGCTACGGCGACGCCGCCTGGCTCGAACAGGCCTTTGACGACGCCGGCGATACGCCGGTGGGCGTCGGATTCATTACCTGGAGCGTGCTGCGCCGAATGGATCTCGTTGATCTGGTGCTTGCGCACCGGCCGTCGGCATTGATGGTGTCTTTTGGCGATGGCGAACCGATCGTGGCGGCGGCGAAGGAGGCCGGGGTGCCAACCATCTGGCAAATCCAACGCCTCGCGCAGGCCCGGCAAGCGCATGCAGCTGGCGTCGATGTCATCGTGGTTCAGGGACAGGAGGCGGGAGGCCATGGCGGGGACCGGGGACTGACCTCACTACTTCCCGCGGTGCGTGACGTGACCGGACCCGAGCAGATCATCCTGGCGGCCGGCGGCATCGCGGACGGCCGCGGCCTGGCAGCGGCACTCATGCTCGGCGCTGACGGGGTCATGCTGGGCACGCGGTTCCTGGCGAGTAGCGAGGCGCAGGGGTCCGTGACCGCCAAGGAACGGCTGGTCGCCACCGGGGGCGATCAGACTCTGCGCACCAGAGTTTTCGACGTTGTCCGCGATCTCGACTGGCCTGCGTCCTTCACCGGTCGCGCTATCGCCAACACGTTGACTGAGCAATGGCACGACGATCTGGACGGGCTGAACCGCGACAAGGCCGCCCAATGCGCCCGCTACCAGGCATCCGCCGAGGACGATTTCTCCACCCGGGTGCTGTTCGCCGGCGAAGCCCTCGACCTGATCGACACCATCGAGCCGGCAGCGGACATCGTCCACGATGTGGTGCGCCACGCGTCCACCCTGCTGCGCGATGGACCCAGGAGGCTCCTGTGA
- a CDS encoding cytochrome P450, with the protein MRPGDIDLSDPGAFAQGFPHDYFDMLRAQDPVSWNESRFVSPDHDVEQRGFYSVTRHADVVAVSRNPEVFSSAKGGVQILDRDEEGLQHVRAMLLSMDPPEHVDYRHLVNRGFTPRQVQALRPRIRSAAAAIIDNVVDRGEGEFVTEVAMHLPMLLICELMGVPTADQQKIFDWSNQLVGFDDPGYSDPEASPMDVAMRVWMYAHELAEEKRRHPDDTLISQYANGEVDGQVTTEMQLNNFFVLLAIAGNETTRNATSHAIRLLHENPDQKALLLSDIDRYLPGTIDEVLRCSPPVISFRRTLTQPATLNGVELAEGDKVVMWYPSANRDEDVWTDVHRFDITRDSTKHLTFGIGEHFCLGAGLAKMQLNCILGEIMKRMPNIAVVGEPALLRSNLVAGIKTMNVTW; encoded by the coding sequence ATGAGACCCGGTGACATCGATCTCAGCGATCCAGGCGCTTTTGCCCAAGGGTTCCCGCATGACTACTTCGACATGCTGCGCGCGCAGGATCCGGTGTCCTGGAACGAATCACGGTTCGTCAGCCCAGACCACGATGTCGAGCAGCGCGGCTTCTACTCGGTGACCCGCCATGCCGATGTCGTAGCGGTATCGCGAAACCCCGAGGTGTTCTCCTCCGCGAAGGGGGGCGTCCAGATCCTCGATCGGGATGAAGAAGGCCTACAGCACGTCAGAGCGATGCTGTTGTCGATGGATCCGCCGGAACACGTCGACTACCGGCACTTGGTGAACCGGGGCTTCACACCGCGACAGGTTCAGGCCTTGCGTCCCCGCATCCGCAGCGCTGCCGCGGCGATCATCGACAACGTGGTCGATCGTGGTGAGGGCGAGTTTGTCACCGAAGTCGCGATGCACCTACCGATGCTGTTGATTTGCGAACTCATGGGTGTACCGACAGCTGACCAGCAGAAGATCTTTGACTGGTCCAATCAATTGGTCGGTTTCGATGACCCCGGATACAGCGACCCTGAGGCATCGCCGATGGACGTTGCGATGCGGGTGTGGATGTACGCCCATGAACTCGCCGAGGAAAAGCGACGTCACCCTGACGACACGCTCATCAGCCAGTACGCCAACGGTGAGGTCGACGGTCAGGTCACTACCGAAATGCAGCTGAACAACTTCTTCGTGTTGCTAGCGATCGCGGGAAACGAAACCACCCGCAACGCCACGAGCCATGCGATTCGACTCCTGCATGAGAACCCCGATCAAAAAGCGCTGCTGCTCAGCGATATCGATCGATATCTGCCGGGCACCATTGACGAGGTGCTGCGCTGCAGTCCTCCCGTTATTAGCTTCAGGCGCACGCTCACCCAGCCCGCCACGCTCAACGGAGTCGAGCTTGCCGAGGGAGACAAGGTGGTCATGTGGTACCCCTCGGCGAACCGCGACGAGGACGTCTGGACCGATGTGCACCGCTTCGACATCACCCGCGACTCCACCAAGCACCTCACGTTCGGCATCGGCGAGCACTTTTGTCTGGGCGCTGGTCTGGCCAAAATGCAGCTGAACTGCATTCTCGGGGAAATCATGAAGCGAATGCCGAACATCGCCGTCGTCGGCGAGCCAGCGCTCTTGCGGTCCAACCTCGTCGCCGGAATCAAGACAATGAACGTCACCTGGTAG
- the macS gene encoding MacS family sensor histidine kinase: MATRGPDPTAPLWRAAQLFRLLSCIYALGYQIAVNSDLDRPGLGWLLFTVLVGWSAACAIAYLRGFGRRPGWVIAEILIVVLLMLSTVVVASDQWALDNQTWPTTLWATNATISAALQFGPAGGMLTGVVVTAANEAVTGYVNVNLGRDATMIIELAVGLAVGMAARTARRAHDDLQRAAQLSAALKERERLSRQVHDGVIQVLALVAKRGREIGGAASQLSELAGEQERALRRWVTATDFDDEAAQTVDMGTLLRRRACDRVSLSLPGTPVALDRDVATELDAAVGNALDNVRSHAGPTARAFVLLEDLGDAVMVSIRDDGVGIAAGRLREAADQGRLGVSQSIVGRLTSLGGSAQLRSEVGEGTEWELCVPRRDPKERGHG; this comes from the coding sequence GTGGCCACCCGCGGTCCCGACCCGACTGCCCCGCTGTGGCGGGCGGCGCAGCTGTTCCGGCTGCTGAGCTGCATCTACGCGCTGGGCTACCAGATCGCGGTCAACTCGGATCTGGATCGGCCCGGGCTGGGTTGGCTGCTGTTCACGGTGCTGGTCGGGTGGAGTGCGGCGTGTGCCATCGCCTACCTGCGTGGGTTCGGCCGTAGGCCGGGGTGGGTGATCGCCGAGATCCTCATCGTTGTCCTGCTGATGCTCTCCACCGTTGTGGTCGCCTCCGACCAGTGGGCGCTCGACAACCAGACCTGGCCGACCACGTTGTGGGCCACCAACGCCACGATTTCCGCGGCACTCCAGTTCGGCCCGGCCGGCGGTATGTTGACCGGCGTGGTGGTGACAGCCGCCAACGAGGCAGTCACGGGTTATGTCAACGTCAACCTCGGGCGCGACGCCACCATGATCATCGAGCTGGCGGTCGGCTTGGCGGTCGGTATGGCCGCTCGAACAGCACGACGCGCCCATGACGACCTGCAGCGGGCAGCCCAATTGTCGGCAGCACTGAAAGAGCGCGAGCGACTTTCCCGCCAAGTCCATGACGGCGTCATCCAGGTACTGGCGCTGGTCGCCAAGCGCGGTCGCGAGATCGGCGGCGCCGCATCCCAACTTTCCGAACTCGCCGGCGAGCAGGAACGAGCGCTGCGACGATGGGTCACGGCGACCGACTTCGACGACGAGGCTGCGCAGACCGTCGACATGGGTACGCTGCTGCGCCGCAGGGCATGCGACCGCGTGTCCCTGAGCTTGCCGGGGACCCCGGTGGCGCTCGACCGGGATGTCGCCACGGAGCTGGATGCAGCCGTGGGCAATGCCCTGGACAACGTGCGCTCGCACGCCGGGCCCACCGCGCGGGCGTTCGTGCTGCTGGAGGACCTGGGCGACGCCGTCATGGTGAGCATTCGCGACGATGGCGTTGGCATTGCCGCCGGCAGGCTGCGGGAGGCGGCCGATCAGGGGCGCCTCGGCGTCTCGCAATCGATCGTCGGGCGGTTGACGTCACTGGGTGGCAGCGCACAATTGCGCAGCGAGGTGGGCGAGGGCACCGAGTGGGAGCTGTGCGTGCCCCGCCGGGACCCGAAGGAGCGGGGTCATGGCTGA
- a CDS encoding response regulator, whose protein sequence is MAEDAALTVMVVDDHPIWRDAVARDLAEDGFDVVATAEGAAAARRRAAVVKPDVVLMDMQLSDGDGVQATTEVLTVSPSSRVLVLSASDERDDVLEAVKAGATGYLVKSASKSELCQAVRATAAGRAVFTPNLAGLVLGEYRRIATSTNSGPAPPSLTERETEVLRYVAKGLSAKQIAAKLSLSHRTVENHVQATFRKLHVANRVELTRYAIEHGLDD, encoded by the coding sequence ATGGCTGAGGACGCAGCACTGACGGTGATGGTCGTCGATGACCATCCGATCTGGCGCGACGCGGTCGCCCGCGACCTCGCAGAGGATGGGTTCGACGTGGTTGCCACCGCCGAGGGCGCAGCGGCCGCGCGACGGCGGGCGGCGGTGGTCAAGCCCGATGTGGTGCTGATGGACATGCAACTCAGCGACGGTGATGGCGTGCAGGCGACCACAGAGGTGCTCACGGTCTCGCCGTCTTCCCGAGTGCTGGTGCTGTCCGCCTCGGACGAGCGCGACGACGTCCTGGAAGCGGTCAAAGCCGGTGCGACCGGATACCTGGTCAAGAGCGCATCGAAATCCGAGCTCTGTCAGGCCGTCCGGGCCACCGCGGCCGGGCGCGCCGTGTTCACCCCCAACCTGGCAGGACTGGTTTTGGGCGAATACCGGCGCATTGCCACCAGCACAAACTCGGGGCCGGCTCCGCCCAGCCTCACCGAGCGCGAGACCGAGGTGTTGCGCTATGTCGCAAAGGGATTGTCCGCCAAGCAGATCGCCGCAAAGCTCTCGCTGAGCCACCGCACCGTGGAAAACCACGTCCAAGCGACGTTCCGCAAGCTTCACGTGGCCAACCGAGTGGAGTTGACCCGCTACGCCATCGAGCACGGGCTGGATGATTGA
- a CDS encoding DUF3618 domain-containing protein: protein MADRDPDTIKQEIDLARDQLAATVDSLAERANPSRLADDLKAKALDFVRKPIVAASLVGCGAVTIVVVVHRIRNR from the coding sequence GTGGCGGATCGCGATCCCGACACCATTAAGCAGGAGATCGACCTCGCCCGCGACCAACTGGCCGCCACTGTTGATTCCCTTGCCGAACGGGCCAATCCCAGCCGCCTCGCCGATGACCTCAAAGCCAAGGCGCTCGATTTTGTGAGAAAGCCCATAGTGGCGGCTTCGCTGGTCGGTTGCGGGGCCGTCACCATCGTCGTGGTGGTCCACAGGATCAGGAATCGTTGA
- the bcp gene encoding thioredoxin-dependent thiol peroxidase, giving the protein MTQTARLAPGDTAPAFSLPDADANTVSLADYRGRRLVVYFYPAASTPGCTKQACDFRDNLREFNQEGLDVVGISPDPPAKLAKFRDAEGLTFPLLSDPDRTVLEAWGAYGEKKMYGKTVQGVIRSTFVVDETGTIALAQYNVKATGHVAKLRRDLSM; this is encoded by the coding sequence GTGACTCAGACTGCACGATTGGCGCCCGGAGACACAGCGCCAGCCTTCAGCCTCCCAGACGCTGACGCCAACACGGTGTCGCTCGCCGACTACCGGGGACGCCGCCTCGTGGTGTATTTCTATCCCGCCGCTTCGACACCGGGATGTACCAAACAGGCCTGCGATTTCCGCGACAACTTGCGCGAGTTCAACCAAGAGGGCCTCGACGTTGTCGGGATCTCGCCGGACCCGCCCGCCAAGCTCGCAAAGTTCCGCGACGCCGAGGGGCTGACGTTCCCGCTGCTGTCGGATCCCGATCGCACGGTATTGGAAGCGTGGGGCGCCTACGGGGAAAAGAAGATGTACGGCAAGACGGTCCAGGGCGTGATCCGATCCACCTTCGTTGTCGACGAGACAGGTACGATCGCCCTCGCTCAGTACAACGTCAAGGCCACCGGCCATGTCGCCAAGCTTCGCCGCGACTTGTCGATGTAG